A window of the Acidimicrobiales bacterium genome harbors these coding sequences:
- a CDS encoding SCP2 sterol-binding domain-containing protein, producing the protein MAGFDRDFADALVAATADRADAAGLSGIVELALGKTSSLVLELVDGRVVGVAEGIEPGEANVRIPFTGAQRAAWLAGEFDLTKAYMRGDLKPEGRSGDLIAALQLLDDPAVYGALS; encoded by the coding sequence ATGGCGGGCTTCGATCGCGACTTCGCCGACGCGCTGGTGGCCGCCACCGCCGATCGCGCCGATGCCGCCGGCTTGAGTGGCATCGTCGAGCTCGCATTGGGCAAGACCTCGTCGCTCGTGCTCGAGCTGGTCGACGGACGAGTCGTCGGCGTGGCCGAGGGGATCGAACCGGGCGAGGCCAACGTGCGGATCCCTTTCACCGGTGCCCAGCGCGCGGCCTGGCTCGCGGGCGAGTTCGACCTCACCAAGGCCTACATGCGTGGTGACCTCAAGCCCGAGGGGCGGTCGGGTGACCTCATCGCCGCGCTGCAGCTCCTCGACGACCCGGCGGTCTACGGCGCGCTCTCCTGA
- a CDS encoding amidohydrolase family protein — protein sequence MTAIDPSSRSDRRYLDADSHIMELPNFLRDHAADNELDLVPRLSLSGGGKLADALDRLDERGGHAPERIDAMIALGSQLLSGPKGYEALGAFNAAERSQALDQLGYERQWVFATFSTEQIFSAIKDPAAQAASIAAHNRGMAAFCANDDRLIGVGAAVLDDPSHALVDLEQVIDLGLGAVWVPHRPAGQRSPGHDDLDPFWARAAEAGITILLHIGGHPLQLKTDWMNTGRDVPTDWLGGGENVRGKDMIAVHHAAETFVGTMVLDGVLERHRSLRVGVVELGAGWVPAMLRRLDLIAEIWKRSEPELAGLTRTPSEQITEQMAFTPYPFEDVGQLIRESNADLYLFSSDYPHIEGGRNPHGRFETSLAGFDDDVLDKFYSENMARLMGWASPTD from the coding sequence TCGTCCCGGTCCGACCGTCGCTATCTCGACGCCGACAGCCACATCATGGAGCTGCCGAACTTCCTGCGCGATCACGCGGCCGACAACGAACTCGACCTCGTTCCACGGTTGAGCCTGAGTGGCGGCGGCAAGCTGGCCGATGCGCTCGACCGCCTCGACGAGCGGGGTGGTCATGCCCCGGAGCGCATCGACGCGATGATCGCGCTCGGCAGCCAACTCCTGAGCGGACCCAAGGGCTACGAAGCACTCGGCGCCTTCAATGCGGCGGAGCGGTCACAGGCACTCGACCAGCTCGGCTACGAGCGCCAGTGGGTGTTCGCCACGTTCAGCACGGAGCAGATCTTCTCGGCGATCAAGGATCCCGCAGCCCAGGCCGCGTCGATCGCTGCGCACAACCGCGGCATGGCCGCCTTCTGCGCCAACGACGATCGCCTCATCGGTGTCGGCGCGGCCGTCCTCGACGACCCATCGCACGCATTGGTCGATCTCGAGCAGGTCATCGACCTCGGCTTGGGAGCGGTCTGGGTCCCTCACCGTCCCGCCGGCCAGCGATCACCCGGTCACGACGATCTGGATCCATTCTGGGCCCGCGCCGCCGAAGCCGGCATCACGATCCTGCTCCACATCGGGGGTCATCCGCTCCAGCTCAAGACCGACTGGATGAACACCGGACGCGACGTGCCGACCGACTGGCTGGGTGGCGGAGAGAACGTCCGAGGCAAGGACATGATCGCAGTGCACCACGCCGCCGAGACCTTCGTGGGCACGATGGTGCTCGATGGCGTGCTCGAACGCCACCGTTCGTTGCGCGTGGGTGTGGTGGAACTCGGCGCCGGCTGGGTGCCGGCGATGCTTCGGCGACTCGACCTGATCGCGGAGATCTGGAAGCGCTCCGAGCCCGAACTCGCCGGCCTCACCCGAACGCCGTCGGAACAGATCACCGAGCAGATGGCGTTCACGCCCTATCCGTTCGAAGACGTCGGCCAGCTCATCCGGGAGTCGAACGCCGACCTCTATCTCTTCTCGAGCGACTACCCGCACATCGAAGGCGGCCGCAACCCGCACGGACGATTCGAGACGTCACTCGCGGGGTTCGATGACGACGTCCTCGACAAGTTCTACAGCGAGAACATGGCCCGTCTGATGGGCTGGGCAAGCCCAACTGACTGA